One Amaranthus tricolor cultivar Red isolate AtriRed21 chromosome 1, ASM2621246v1, whole genome shotgun sequence DNA window includes the following coding sequences:
- the LOC130825518 gene encoding xyloglucan endotransglucosylase/hydrolase protein 22-like produces MAYSPIIFLTFFFNYFVFAFSSNINQGLAITWGNGRAKFQDNGKLLTLSLDKSSGSGFQSKNEYLFGKFDMQVKLVPGNSAGTVTTYYLRSKGVAWDEIDFEFLGNLTDEPYILHTNIISHGKGNREQQFYLWFDPTADFHTYSFLWNPRSIVLMVDGTPIREFKNMEHFGVPFPKEQPMRMYSSLWNADDWATQGGRVKTDWSKAPFIASYRNFNANNACIWLSGKLLCRSDHHSMSSKAWLSQELDSISLNRMKWVQMNYMIYNYCTDINRFPKGLPKECVAST; encoded by the exons ATGGCTTATTCTCctataatatttttgactttcttttttaattattttgtttttgcgTTTTCTAGTAACATTAATCAAGGATTGGCTATAACTTGGGGTAATGGTCGTGCTAAGTTCCAAGACAATGGAAAGCTTCTTACTCTATCACTTGATAAGTCTTCTGGCTCAGGATTTCAATCTAAAAATGAGTATTTGTTTGGGAAATTTGATATGCAAGTTAAGCTAGTTCCCGGTAATTCTGCCGGTACTGTCACAACTTATTAC TTGAGATCAAAAGGAGTAGCATGGGATGAGATAGACTTCGAATTTTTAGGAAATTTGACAGATGAACCTTACATTCTACACACTAATATTATTAGTCATGGAAAAGGCAATAGAGAACAACAATTTTACTTGTGGTTCGACCCAACTGCCGATTTTCACACCTATTCATTTCTTTGGAATCCTCGAAGCATCGT CTTAATGGTGGATGGCACTCCAATAAGAGAGTTTAAAAACATGGAACATTTTGGTGTACCCTTTCCTAAGGAGCAACCCATGAGGATGTACTCGAGCTTATGGAATGCAGACGATTGGGCTACACAAGGTGGTCGCGTCAAGACAGATTGGTCGAAAGCTCCTTTCATTGCTTCCTATCGGAACTTCAATGCCAATAATGCTTGTATTTGGTTATCAGGAAAACTTTTGTGTAGATCCGATCATCATTCTATGTCTTCTAAAGCATGGTTATCCCAAGAGTTGGATTCTATAAGCCTAAATAGGATGAAATGGGTGCAAATGAATtatatgatttataattattgtacTGATATCAACCGATTTCCTAAAGGACTTCCTAAGGAATGTGTAGCTTCTACTTGA
- the LOC130825523 gene encoding 3-hydroxy-3-methylglutaryl-coenzyme A reductase 1-like has translation MDIRRRQPHVPHHLKHSRRKDISHGDESPKASDALPLPLYLTNAFFLTLFFSVVYFLLQRWREKIRNSTPLHVVSLSEIAAIVTFLASFIYLLGFFGIDFVQSFISPRSSFGEEEDEENMEEEKRILKEDKRPPCGIPIPLPEKKMEIQNIPKNLDLTPEDEEIVESVVKGTTPSYSLESKLGDCFRAAKIRREALQRITGRSVMGLPLDGFDYESILGQCCEMPVGFVQIPVGIAGPLLLDGREYSVPMATTEGCLVASTNRGCKAIYLSGGACSVILKDGMTRAPVVRFGSARRAAELKFFLEDPANFETVSLVFNKSSRFARLQEVKCAIAGKNLYVRFTCSTGDAMGMNMVSKGVQNVLEFLHSDFPDMDVIGISGNYCSDKKPAAVNWIEGRGKSVVCEAVIREDVVKKVLKTDVASLVELNMLKNLTGSAVAGALGGFNAHAANIVSAIYIATGQDPAQNVESSHCITMMEAVNDGKDLHISVSMPSIEVGTVGGGTQLASQAACLNLLGVRGANREAAGGNSRLLASIVAGSVLAGELSLMSAIAAGQLVKSHMKYNRSSRDISKVSS, from the exons ATGGACATCAGGCGGCGACAACCTCACGTGCCGCATCACCTTAAACATTCTCGCCGGAAGGATATCTCCCATGGCGATGAATCCCCCAAAGCTTCCGATGCTTTGCCTCTTCCTCTTTACCTTACTAACGCTTTTTTTCTGACGCTTTTCTTCTCTGTGGTGTACTTTCTCCTTCAACGATGGAGGGAGAAGATCCGTAATTCTACTCCTCTTCATGTTGTCTCTCTCTCCGAAATTGCCGCCATAGTCACTTTCTTGGCTTCGTTTATATATCTTTTAGGGTTTTTTGGAATTGATTTTGTTCAATCTTTTATTTCTCCTCGTTCTTCTTTTGGAGAGGAAGAGGATGAGGAAAATATGGAGGAGGAGAAGCGAATCCTTAAAGAAGATAAGCGTCCTCCTTGCGGAATTCCAATTCCTTTGCCGGAGAAGAAAATGGAAATTCAAAATATTCCGAAAAACTTAGATCTCACACCGGAAGATGAAGAGATTGTTGAATCAGTTGTGAAAGGAACAACTCCATCGTATTCATTGGAATCGAAGCTTGGAGATTGTTTCCGAGCAGCGAAGATTCGACGAGAAGCGCTTCAAAGAATAACAGGGAGGTCAGTGATGGGATTGCCATTGGATGGATTTGATTATGAGTCAATTCTAGGACAATGTTGTGAAATGCCGGTTGGTTTTGTGCAAATTCCGGTTGGAATTGCTGGACCTTTGTTATTAGATGGGAGAGAGTACTCAGTTCCGATGGCTACGACGGAAGGTTGCCTTGTTGCAAGTACTAATCGAGGGTGTAAAGCGATATATTTATCAGGTGGTGCTTGTAGTGTGATTTTGAAAGATGGGATGACTAGAGCTCCTGTTGTTAGGTTTGGATCAGCTAGAAGAGCTGCTGAATTGAAGTTTTTCCTGGAGGATCCTGCTAATTTTGAGACGGTTTCTCTCGTTTTCAACAA GTCTAGTAGATTTGCAAGACTTCAGGAAGTGAAGTGTGCGATTGCCGGGAAGAACTTGTATGTCAGGTTTACTTGTAGCACTGGTGATGCCATGGGAATGAACATGGTGTCTAAAGGTGTTCAGAATGTGTTGGAGTTCCTTCATAGTGATTTCCCTGATATGGATGTTATTGGAATCTCTG GAAACTACTGCTCAGACAAGAAGCCAGCTGCTGTGAACTGGATAGAAGGCAGGGGGAAATCTGTCGTTTGTGAAGCTGTCATCAGAGAGGATGTTGTAAAGAAGGTCCTCAAGACAGACGTGGCTTCCCTTGTTGAGCTAAACATGCTTAAGAATCTTACTGGATCTGCCGTGGCAGGCGCACTTGGTGGCTTTAATGCGCATGCTGCCAACATTGTCTCTGCCATCTATATTGCAACCGGCCAAGATCCAGCTCAAAATGTTGAAAGTTCTCATTGTATTACCATGATGGAAGCCGTTAATGATGGCAAAGATCTTCATATTTCGGTTAGCATGCCTTCTATTGAG GTTGGAACAGTAGGAGGTGGAACCCAATTAGCTTCTCAAGCAGCATGCCTAAACTTATTGGGAGTCAGAGGTGCAAACAGGGAGGCCGCCGGAGGAAACAGCAGGCTTTTGGCCTCCATTGTTGCTGGTTCTGTTCTTGCCGGTGAGCTCTCTTTAATGTCTGCGATTGCTGCCGGACAACTTGTAAAGAGCCACATGAAATATAATCGATCGAGCAGAGATATCAGTAAAGTCTCGTCCTAG